One part of the Chloroflexota bacterium genome encodes these proteins:
- a CDS encoding ABC transporter ATP-binding protein yields the protein MRIIQNDRVVRVVYAVETWELTKRFSLSRALGALARHPFARREVLAVDRVTLQVREGELFGLLGPNGAGKTTLIKLLCTLIIPSSGGARIFGYDLRDGDRVRRTVGLSSGDERSFFWRLSGRENLLFFAALYGFPPAQARHRVEEVLRQLEIAPWADQSFRTYSSGQRQRLGIARALLHRPKLLFLDEPTRSLDPAATRRLHELILDDLRRKEGMTIVLTTHRLDEAEQLCDRVAIMHRGRIRACGAIDELRAALSPSLRYRLLVSRLPEERTREWPRAWGDLRVRPAQGGRSEVILDAPSGDEALARLIEWVTGEGAHVYTVHEERPSLEEVFRRFTQEGESDV from the coding sequence ATGCGCATCATCCAGAACGATCGGGTGGTGCGCGTGGTGTATGCGGTTGAGACCTGGGAGCTGACCAAGCGATTCTCTTTGTCGCGGGCGTTGGGCGCGTTGGCCCGACATCCGTTCGCCCGCCGCGAGGTCCTGGCTGTAGACCGCGTCACGTTGCAGGTGCGAGAGGGGGAGTTGTTCGGCCTCCTGGGTCCCAATGGCGCGGGGAAGACCACGCTGATCAAGCTGCTCTGCACGTTGATCATCCCCTCTTCCGGTGGCGCCCGCATCTTCGGATATGATCTGCGCGATGGTGATCGGGTGCGCCGGACGGTTGGCCTGTCCTCCGGCGACGAGCGTAGCTTCTTCTGGCGGCTGAGCGGGCGGGAGAATCTCCTCTTCTTCGCCGCGCTCTACGGGTTTCCCCCGGCGCAAGCGCGGCATCGCGTGGAGGAGGTCTTGCGGCAGCTGGAGATCGCCCCCTGGGCCGATCAGAGCTTTCGCACCTATTCCAGCGGGCAGCGACAGCGTCTGGGCATCGCCCGAGCTTTGCTTCACCGCCCGAAACTCCTCTTCCTGGATGAGCCCACCCGCTCTCTGGATCCGGCTGCCACCCGTCGCCTGCACGAGCTGATCCTGGACGATCTGCGGCGGAAGGAGGGGATGACCATCGTCCTCACCACGCACCGCCTGGACGAGGCCGAGCAGCTATGCGACCGCGTGGCCATCATGCACCGAGGTCGGATACGGGCCTGCGGCGCGATCGATGAGCTTCGCGCCGCGCTCTCTCCCAGCCTGCGTTACCGGTTGCTGGTCTCCCGCCTGCCGGAGGAGCGGACGAGGGAATGGCCGAGGGCATGGGGGGATCTGCGCGTGCGTCCCGCTCAGGGCGGCCGCAGCGAGGTGATCCTGGACGCCCCGAGCGGGGATGAGGCGCTGGCCCGGCTGATCGAGTGGGTCACCGGGGAGGGGGCGCACGTTTACACGGTGCACGAGGAACGTCCCTCGCTAGAGGAGGTCTTCCGGCGGTTCACCCAGGAAGGGGAGAGCGATGTATAA
- a CDS encoding DUF2961 domain-containing protein produces the protein MEALYRLNLGLGSLPLLSDAETRSISAENPTGEKGGGAKAAPEDVPLPEGWPAHPSSMLGRGWKVYPCITLEPEAVTTLADVEGPGVIQHIWITVRVEAYRDTVLRFYWDDEEAPSVEVPLGDFFCNGHGLRYNVNSLPVAVNPSGGFNCYWPMPFRRRARVTIENQRPEPIEGFFYQITYALTEVPDEAAYFHAQWRRSMTSREYPEHVILDGVRGQGHYVGTFLAWTQLSNGWWGEGEIKFYMDGDTEYPTICGTGTEDYFGGAWGFGGETYSTPFLGYPLYRKEPGEVPRHGLYRWHIFDPIRFKRDLRVTIQALGWWPNRMFEPLTDDIASTAYWYQREPHAAFPELPPVHQRWSR, from the coding sequence ATGGAAGCGCTCTATCGACTCAACTTGGGGTTGGGATCGCTGCCCCTGCTATCCGATGCCGAGACGCGATCCATCTCCGCCGAAAATCCGACGGGTGAGAAGGGGGGCGGGGCGAAGGCGGCGCCGGAGGATGTCCCGCTGCCGGAGGGATGGCCCGCGCATCCCAGCTCCATGCTTGGGCGGGGATGGAAGGTCTACCCCTGCATCACCCTGGAGCCGGAGGCGGTGACGACGCTGGCCGACGTGGAGGGCCCCGGTGTGATCCAGCACATCTGGATCACGGTCCGCGTAGAGGCCTATCGCGATACGGTGCTCCGCTTCTACTGGGACGATGAGGAGGCGCCCTCCGTGGAAGTGCCCCTGGGGGATTTCTTCTGTAACGGGCATGGGCTGCGGTACAACGTCAACAGCCTGCCGGTGGCCGTCAACCCTTCGGGTGGGTTCAACTGCTACTGGCCGATGCCCTTCCGACGGCGGGCCCGGGTGACCATCGAGAACCAGCGGCCGGAGCCCATCGAGGGATTCTTCTACCAGATCACCTACGCGCTGACGGAGGTTCCCGACGAGGCTGCCTATTTCCACGCCCAATGGCGGCGATCCATGACCTCTCGCGAGTACCCGGAGCACGTCATCCTGGACGGCGTGCGGGGACAGGGGCACTATGTGGGCACGTTCCTGGCCTGGACACAGCTCTCCAATGGCTGGTGGGGCGAAGGTGAGATCAAGTTCTACATGGACGGCGATACGGAGTATCCCACGATCTGTGGGACGGGCACGGAGGACTACTTCGGCGGCGCGTGGGGGTTCGGCGGGGAGACCTATTCCACGCCGTTCCTGGGATATCCGCTCTATCGCAAGGAGCCGGGCGAGGTGCCCCGACATGGCCTCTATCGCTGGCACATCTTCGACCCGATCCGGTTCAAGCGGGATCTCCGGGTGACCATCCAGGCGTTGGGGTGGTGGCCGAACCGGATGTTCGAGCCGTTGACCGACGATATCGCCTCCACGGCGTATTGGTATCAGCGGGAACCGCACGCCGCGTTCCCCGAGCTGCCCCCGGTGCATCAGCGCTGGTCGCGATAG
- a CDS encoding radical SAM protein — protein MILAALRATLSEEGRAITLYVRHQAINLLLGEADSFSFDISGRPFGAFQKGISYRRSLENRWLAKWSERREGRRVRQRRWLSSTEARALLERAHRIARSLRAEIEAGDARTLNGAAPSESERAQALQALDSVLSRDWEALEADRERFLSIYKPIGILPPDQYLALVLQATEGCWHNACTFCTFYQDRPFRIKSPEEFATHIRAVLDFFGSAITLRHTIFLGDANALVIPFPRLRSLFDIMNQTLSIMPGGLDAGERARWRAAHPNGFTGIYSFMDAFNVHRKTVEQWASLKERGLRRVYIGMESGDDALLRFLNKPGDANDVVQAVRRLKEAGIAVSVIILLGAGGEAYFDAHVQGTIRAINAMPLRGGDLIYFSDFVELPGSAYIALAREAGIRPLSEERMREQERRMRAGFRWQDPSSPPQISRYDIREFLY, from the coding sequence ATGATCCTGGCGGCGCTGCGGGCCACCCTCTCGGAGGAGGGGCGCGCCATCACCCTGTACGTGCGTCATCAGGCCATCAACCTCCTCCTGGGTGAGGCGGACAGCTTCTCGTTCGATATCAGCGGCCGTCCCTTCGGGGCATTTCAGAAGGGGATCTCCTACCGACGCAGCCTGGAGAACCGCTGGTTGGCCAAGTGGTCGGAGCGCAGGGAGGGCCGACGGGTCCGCCAACGCCGCTGGCTATCATCCACCGAGGCCCGGGCGCTGTTGGAACGAGCCCATCGGATAGCCCGATCCCTGCGGGCGGAGATCGAGGCCGGCGACGCCCGCACCCTGAATGGGGCCGCTCCTTCGGAGTCGGAGCGGGCACAGGCCCTCCAGGCGCTAGACAGCGTCCTGTCCCGGGACTGGGAGGCATTGGAGGCCGACCGGGAACGCTTCCTGAGCATCTACAAGCCCATCGGCATCCTGCCACCCGATCAATACCTGGCCCTTGTGCTCCAGGCGACGGAGGGGTGCTGGCACAACGCCTGTACGTTCTGCACCTTTTACCAAGATCGACCCTTCCGCATCAAAAGCCCGGAGGAGTTCGCTACCCATATCCGGGCGGTGTTGGACTTCTTCGGGTCGGCCATCACCCTTCGGCACACCATCTTCCTGGGCGACGCCAACGCGCTGGTGATCCCGTTCCCCCGGCTGCGATCCCTGTTCGATATCATGAACCAGACCCTTTCCATTATGCCAGGGGGCCTGGATGCAGGGGAGCGCGCCCGTTGGCGAGCGGCCCATCCGAACGGATTCACGGGCATCTACTCCTTCATGGATGCCTTCAACGTGCACCGCAAGACCGTAGAGCAATGGGCATCCCTGAAGGAACGTGGGCTCCGCCGGGTGTACATCGGCATGGAATCAGGCGACGACGCACTGCTCCGCTTCCTGAACAAGCCCGGCGACGCGAACGACGTCGTCCAGGCGGTGCGTCGCCTGAAGGAGGCGGGCATCGCGGTCAGCGTCATCATCCTGCTGGGGGCCGGCGGGGAGGCCTACTTCGATGCCCACGTCCAGGGCACCATCCGGGCCATCAACGCCATGCCCCTTCGAGGAGGTGATCTCATCTATTTCTCCGATTTCGTCGAGTTACCGGGCAGCGCCTACATCGCGCTCGCGCGCGAGGCCGGCATCCGCCCATTAAGCGAAGAACGTATGCGAGAGCAGGAGCGACGAATGCGCGCCGGCTTCCGCTGGCAGGATCCATCCAGCCCCCCACAGATCTCCCGCTACGATATTCGTGAGTTTCTCTACTGA
- a CDS encoding ABC transporter permease, which yields MYKVWAFLRRDWAVETSYRVSFLLQFFTVFFNVFLFYYLSRLVDGAGILALDAYGGDYYAFVLVGIAFSDYFGIGLSSFARNVRLAQTTGTLEAMLLTPTRLSTIILSSCLWDYSLATLRAFVYLASGALFFGVGFGQGNYVAAFAILLLSVVAFSSLGIIAASFVIVLKRGDPISWLVNAAASLLGGVYYPIEVLPGWLQGLSALIPVTYALRSMRRALLVGAETRALLPDMAILLGFCVILTPLSLLAFRFAVSRARRDGSLAQY from the coding sequence ATGTATAAGGTGTGGGCCTTCCTGCGGCGGGATTGGGCTGTAGAGACCTCCTATCGGGTCTCCTTCCTCTTGCAGTTCTTCACCGTCTTCTTCAATGTCTTCCTGTTCTACTACCTCAGCCGGCTGGTGGATGGGGCGGGGATCCTGGCGTTGGATGCCTACGGCGGGGATTATTACGCCTTCGTTTTGGTGGGGATCGCCTTCTCCGACTATTTCGGCATCGGGCTCTCCAGCTTCGCCCGAAACGTGCGCTTGGCGCAGACGACCGGGACGCTGGAGGCCATGCTGTTGACGCCCACCCGGCTGTCCACCATCATCCTCTCCTCTTGCCTGTGGGACTATTCCCTGGCCACCTTGCGGGCGTTCGTGTACCTGGCGTCGGGCGCTCTGTTCTTCGGCGTCGGCTTTGGCCAGGGGAACTATGTCGCCGCCTTCGCCATTCTGCTCCTGAGCGTGGTCGCCTTCAGCAGCCTGGGCATCATCGCCGCCAGCTTCGTCATCGTGCTCAAGCGGGGGGATCCGATCAGCTGGCTGGTCAACGCGGCGGCATCCCTGTTGGGAGGGGTGTACTACCCGATCGAGGTGCTCCCGGGCTGGCTGCAAGGGCTCTCAGCTCTGATCCCGGTGACCTACGCCCTGCGTTCCATGCGCCGGGCCCTGCTGGTGGGCGCGGAGACACGAGCGCTTCTGCCGGATATGGCGATCCTGCTCGGCTTCTGCGTGATCCTGACGCCGCTCAGTTTGCTGGCCTTCCGCTTCGCCGTGTCCCGCGCTCGTCGGGATGGCAGCCTGGCGCAGTATTGA
- a CDS encoding DsbA family protein, which translates to MKNHLSFVRLAFLISVMMALAWLAGCAGPIALSGATATPEPTATPTAEPTPTAAAPTPEEPKQEMPKLLPPTGEVDGVPVGFTEDGHAYRGNPDASVVMIEYSEFQCPYCGRHQRETAPQIEEAYLKTGKVVLVFRDFPLEQIHPQAGKAAEAARCAGEQGAEQFWNMHDLLFERTEEWAGQEDAEDRFKSYASELGLNEESFNECLDSGRTREAIDADLQAGLAAGVRGTPTFFLNGYPLEGAQPFEAFQTTIDALVAGRTPPTPEPDIPYWATAEGMSPDPEKPGYTKAGDAFKGDPSAEVVIIEFADFQCPYCARHVSETAPKLEEEYVDTGLVRMIYKHFPLASIHPQAEPAAIAAECAGRQGKFWEMHDRLYATQEEWANQANAQEIFDRLAQEIGLDMDAYKACLDDPEIQNKIASDFRAGRSIQLRGTPSFIVLKGQQGQLIPGALPYEQFKQVIEAVLAAQ; encoded by the coding sequence TTGAAGAATCACCTCTCTTTCGTTCGTTTGGCTTTCCTGATCTCCGTGATGATGGCCCTGGCCTGGCTGGCCGGATGCGCCGGGCCGATCGCCCTGTCGGGAGCCACGGCTACGCCGGAGCCCACAGCCACGCCCACCGCGGAGCCCACACCGACGGCAGCAGCCCCGACACCTGAAGAACCGAAGCAGGAGATGCCCAAGCTGCTGCCGCCAACCGGCGAGGTGGACGGAGTGCCGGTCGGCTTCACGGAAGACGGCCACGCGTATCGCGGTAACCCGGACGCGAGCGTGGTCATGATCGAATATAGCGAATTCCAGTGCCCATATTGCGGACGGCATCAACGCGAGACGGCCCCCCAGATCGAAGAGGCCTACCTGAAGACCGGGAAGGTCGTGCTCGTCTTCCGGGACTTCCCTCTGGAGCAGATCCACCCGCAGGCCGGAAAGGCAGCGGAGGCAGCCCGCTGCGCGGGGGAACAGGGCGCCGAACAGTTCTGGAACATGCATGATCTGCTGTTCGAGCGGACGGAGGAATGGGCGGGACAGGAGGACGCCGAGGATCGGTTCAAGTCCTACGCGAGCGAGCTGGGGCTGAACGAGGAATCCTTCAACGAGTGCCTGGACAGCGGGCGCACTCGTGAGGCCATCGATGCCGACCTCCAGGCCGGGCTGGCCGCCGGCGTGCGGGGAACCCCCACCTTCTTCCTGAACGGGTATCCCCTCGAGGGGGCCCAACCCTTCGAGGCCTTCCAGACGACCATCGACGCGCTGGTCGCCGGGCGCACGCCGCCTACCCCGGAGCCCGATATCCCATACTGGGCCACGGCCGAGGGGATGTCGCCCGACCCGGAGAAGCCGGGATACACCAAGGCCGGCGACGCCTTCAAGGGTGATCCCTCCGCCGAGGTCGTCATCATCGAGTTTGCCGACTTCCAATGCCCATACTGCGCCCGACACGTCTCGGAGACGGCTCCCAAGCTGGAGGAAGAGTATGTGGACACCGGGTTGGTCCGGATGATCTACAAGCACTTCCCCCTGGCATCGATCCACCCACAGGCGGAGCCTGCCGCCATCGCCGCCGAGTGTGCGGGGCGACAGGGCAAGTTCTGGGAGATGCATGATCGGCTCTACGCAACCCAGGAAGAATGGGCCAATCAGGCGAACGCGCAGGAGATCTTCGACCGCCTGGCCCAGGAGATCGGCCTGGACATGGATGCCTACAAAGCCTGCCTGGATGACCCCGAGATCCAGAACAAGATCGCGAGCGACTTCAGAGCGGGCCGGAGCATCCAGCTTCGCGGCACCCCCAGCTTCATCGTGCTCAAGGGCCAGCAAGGGCAGCTGATCCCCGGGGCGCTCCCTTACGAGCAGTTCAAGCAGGTGATCGAGGCAGTCCTCGCCGCGCAGTGA
- a CDS encoding SMP-30/gluconolactonase/LRE family protein produces MKLKSLIEPGDPERIATGFQFTEGPVWHPDGYLLFSDIPANRIYKWSPNGTVEVWREPSGNSNGLTLDQDDRLIACEHGNRRVSRTEPDGTVITLADRYQGRRLNSPNDVVVKSDGTIYFTDPPYGIQPEEQEQPCNGVYRILPDGTLELLVDDFDRPNGLAFSPDEAVLYIDDSPRRHVRAFDVRPDGTLTNSRIIADMDHPQPGSPDGMKIDVEGHLYVTGATGVWVFEPNGELLGVVVTPERPANCAWGDEDRRTLYITARTSVYRIRTKVPGLPVCPPRAG; encoded by the coding sequence ATGAAGCTGAAGTCTCTGATCGAACCCGGCGACCCCGAGCGCATCGCCACCGGCTTTCAATTCACGGAAGGCCCCGTGTGGCACCCGGACGGCTACCTCTTGTTCTCCGATATCCCGGCCAACCGCATTTACAAGTGGAGCCCGAACGGCACGGTAGAGGTGTGGCGAGAGCCCAGCGGTAACTCCAACGGCCTGACGCTGGATCAGGACGATCGGCTCATCGCCTGCGAACACGGCAACCGCCGCGTGTCCCGCACGGAGCCGGATGGCACGGTGATCACCCTGGCCGATCGATACCAGGGCAGGCGGCTCAACAGCCCCAACGACGTGGTCGTCAAATCGGACGGCACGATCTATTTCACCGACCCGCCGTACGGCATCCAACCGGAGGAGCAGGAGCAGCCGTGCAACGGCGTCTACCGCATCCTGCCCGACGGCACGCTGGAGTTACTGGTGGACGACTTCGATAGGCCCAACGGGCTCGCCTTCTCGCCGGACGAGGCGGTGTTGTACATCGACGATTCACCGCGCCGCCATGTGCGCGCTTTCGATGTCCGCCCCGACGGCACCCTGACCAACTCCCGCATCATCGCCGACATGGATCATCCACAGCCCGGCTCGCCCGATGGCATGAAGATCGACGTGGAGGGACATCTGTACGTCACCGGCGCCACAGGCGTATGGGTCTTCGAGCCGAACGGCGAACTCCTGGGCGTGGTCGTGACGCCGGAGCGCCCCGCCAACTGCGCGTGGGGCGACGAGGATCGACGCACGCTGTACATCACCGCGCGCACCTCGGTCTACCGGATACGCACGAAGGTGCCCGGGCTGCCCGTCTGTCCACCGCGAGCGGGATAG
- a CDS encoding MATE family efflux transporter, with product MSLRVLAHRLGLSTQALDITSGRLWTNIWQLSWPMTVSQGLFFFPGLYDAYWLGQLGPYALAAAGLTTSLRLTMISVLMALSAASGAVVARYVGARDQAQANLAAAQATILFALSAGALGVIGLLFTRPLLHLVGARGDLLEPTVAYARVIFLGLIVMEMLPSLGFMLSSAGSPQLFLQMNLLSLLSFLALEPLFIKLGWDVIGAALALVLSNAIGTAFGLYLLTTGKASVQITLADLRPNWPMMKRILRIALPAVIQRGMPNLANTILMRFVATYGAATLAAFNLLNRVSMLILIPSTGMGRAAPAMVGQNLGAGKPERAARAVNIIALTAGLIAATILGSLVLFARPVLSLFTHDPDTIAIGVHAVRILALSQFFLVLGTVMDGGLTGAGDTLSPMVINIIVLWLVQIPAVWLLSQRWGWGVDGVWWGLVISMGVQALLMAGRFWQGHWKQVEI from the coding sequence GTGTCCCTCCGAGTACTCGCCCACCGCCTGGGGCTGAGCACGCAGGCGCTCGACATCACGAGCGGCCGGCTGTGGACCAACATCTGGCAGCTAAGCTGGCCGATGACCGTCAGCCAGGGGCTCTTCTTCTTCCCTGGCCTGTACGACGCGTACTGGCTGGGGCAGCTGGGGCCCTACGCGCTGGCCGCGGCGGGCTTAACCACTTCCCTGCGGCTCACCATGATCAGCGTGCTGATGGCGCTCAGCGCGGCCAGCGGCGCCGTCGTGGCCCGCTACGTCGGCGCCCGCGACCAGGCTCAAGCCAATCTGGCCGCGGCCCAGGCGACCATCCTGTTCGCCCTGTCTGCGGGTGCCCTGGGCGTCATCGGGCTTCTCTTCACCCGCCCCCTTCTGCACCTGGTGGGCGCCCGGGGAGACCTGCTGGAGCCCACCGTCGCCTACGCCCGCGTGATCTTCCTCGGCCTGATCGTCATGGAGATGCTGCCCAGCCTGGGGTTCATGCTCAGCTCGGCCGGGAGCCCACAGCTCTTCCTCCAGATGAACCTGCTGAGCCTGCTGTCCTTCCTGGCCCTGGAGCCCCTGTTCATCAAGCTGGGCTGGGACGTGATCGGCGCGGCGCTGGCCCTCGTGTTGTCCAACGCGATAGGGACGGCCTTCGGGCTGTATCTGCTGACGACGGGAAAGGCCTCCGTGCAGATCACCCTCGCGGACCTGCGGCCCAACTGGCCGATGATGAAGCGGATCCTGCGCATCGCCCTCCCGGCCGTGATCCAGCGCGGCATGCCGAACCTGGCCAACACGATCCTAATGCGATTCGTGGCCACCTATGGCGCCGCCACCCTGGCCGCCTTCAACCTGCTCAACCGGGTGAGCATGCTGATCCTGATCCCCAGCACCGGGATGGGGCGCGCCGCCCCGGCCATGGTGGGGCAGAACCTGGGCGCGGGGAAGCCCGAACGCGCGGCCCGGGCGGTGAACATCATCGCCCTGACGGCGGGGCTCATCGCCGCCACGATCCTCGGATCTCTGGTGCTGTTCGCCAGGCCCGTGCTGAGCCTCTTCACGCACGACCCGGACACCATCGCCATCGGCGTCCATGCCGTGCGCATCCTGGCCCTCTCCCAATTCTTCCTGGTGCTGGGGACGGTCATGGACGGAGGGCTGACGGGAGCGGGCGACACCCTGTCCCCCATGGTGATCAACATCATCGTCCTCTGGCTGGTCCAGATCCCGGCCGTCTGGCTGCTCTCCCAGAGATGGGGATGGGGCGTGGACGGCGTGTGGTGGGGGTTGGTCATCAGCATGGGCGTGCAGGCCCTGCTGATGGCGGGAAGGTTCTGGCAGGGACACTGGAAACAGGTGGAGATCTAA
- a CDS encoding arylsulfatase produces MPDRPNVVLIMTDQWRGDCLSIAGHPVVHTPYLDQLALEGARFDRAYSATPTCIPARASLLTGLSPRTHGRVGYRDGVPWDYPVTIASEFTRHGYQTQAIGKMHVYPERSQMGFQNVILHDGYLHFARRRDRDLGLIDDYIPWLRQQVGYEADYFDHGVNCNSVVTRPWDKPEHLHPTNYIVTQAIDFLRRRDPRKPFFLFLSFHRPHPPYDPPAWALEMYLDRPMPEVPVGDWAKILAPYADPYRPDTFVGEIDPRVLQRARAGYYGHMTHIDHQVNRFMEVLAEYGLADNTYVCFVSDHGEMMGDHHLFRKGFPYEGSARVPLILKGPADSGIQRGAAYDQVVELRDIMPTLLDCAGLPIPETVEGRSFLPIARGEAVEWRDYLHGEHTLMNQSIQWLTDGHEKYVWFSGTGHEQLFDLEEDPQELHDLAADPGYAERVAHWRRLLIRELSGREEGFTDGEALIPGRPVHPCLSHLRRQAGLE; encoded by the coding sequence ATGCCTGATCGTCCCAATGTGGTGTTGATCATGACGGATCAGTGGCGCGGTGATTGCCTGAGCATCGCCGGCCATCCGGTGGTGCACACGCCCTACCTCGATCAGCTGGCCCTGGAGGGCGCCCGCTTCGATCGCGCCTACTCGGCGACGCCTACGTGCATTCCCGCCAGGGCGTCGCTGCTCACGGGGCTCTCCCCGCGCACCCACGGCCGCGTGGGGTATCGGGACGGTGTGCCCTGGGACTATCCCGTGACCATTGCGAGCGAGTTCACCCGCCATGGCTACCAGACCCAGGCCATCGGCAAGATGCACGTGTACCCGGAGCGCTCGCAGATGGGCTTCCAGAACGTGATCCTGCACGACGGCTACCTGCACTTCGCCCGACGGCGCGATCGTGATCTGGGCCTCATCGACGACTATATCCCCTGGCTGCGCCAGCAGGTTGGCTATGAGGCGGACTACTTCGACCACGGGGTGAACTGCAACTCGGTGGTCACCCGGCCCTGGGACAAGCCCGAGCATCTGCATCCGACGAATTACATTGTCACGCAGGCCATCGACTTCCTGCGGCGGCGCGATCCTCGCAAGCCCTTCTTCCTGTTCCTCTCGTTCCATCGTCCGCACCCGCCGTATGATCCACCCGCTTGGGCTCTGGAGATGTACCTGGATCGTCCCATGCCGGAGGTGCCCGTGGGCGATTGGGCGAAGATCCTCGCCCCATATGCCGATCCCTATCGGCCGGATACCTTCGTCGGCGAGATCGATCCCCGGGTCCTTCAGCGGGCGCGCGCCGGCTACTACGGCCACATGACGCATATCGATCATCAGGTGAATCGCTTCATGGAGGTGCTGGCGGAGTACGGCCTTGCCGACAACACCTACGTTTGCTTCGTCTCCGATCACGGGGAGATGATGGGCGATCACCATCTGTTCCGCAAGGGGTTCCCGTACGAAGGATCGGCTCGTGTGCCGCTGATCCTCAAAGGCCCCGCCGATAGCGGTATCCAGCGCGGTGCCGCGTACGACCAGGTCGTCGAGCTGCGGGATATCATGCCCACGCTGCTGGACTGCGCCGGCCTGCCCATCCCGGAGACGGTCGAGGGGCGCAGCTTCCTGCCTATCGCCCGGGGGGAGGCCGTGGAGTGGCGTGATTACCTGCATGGGGAGCATACGCTGATGAACCAGTCCATTCAGTGGCTCACCGACGGGCATGAGAAGTACGTCTGGTTCAGCGGCACGGGGCATGAGCAGCTGTTCGATCTGGAGGAGGATCCCCAGGAGCTGCACGACCTGGCCGCGGATCCCGGGTATGCGGAACGGGTGGCCCATTGGCGACGATTGCTGATCCGGGAGTTGTCCGGACGGGAGGAGGGGTTCACCGACGGGGAGGCGTTGATCCCCGGCCGTCCCGTCCATCCCTGTCTCTCCCATCTGCGCCGTCAGGCTGGCCTGGAGTGA
- a CDS encoding argininosuccinate synthase, protein MSDEKKKVKKVVLAYSGGLDTSVIVPWLRENYDCEVICFCANIGQGEDLSGVEEKAIASGASKCYVEDLRLEFLTDYVFPTIQAGAVYERKYLLGTSMARPLIAKRQVEIAELEGADAVAHGCTGKGNDQVRFELTYQALNPRLQVIAPWREWDIRSREDALEYAAKHNVPVTATERSIYSRDWNIWHLSHEGGMLEDPWQEPEEEMYQLTTSPEEAPDEPEYVTIEFQRGVPTHINGVAMGPIEIVTTLNELGAKHGIGRVDLVENRLVGIKSHGVYETPGGTILVEAHQALEQLCLDRDTLHYKQQVALKYADLVYNGQWFTPLREALDAFVRVTQQNVTGTARLKLYKGNVILVGRKAPMSLYREDYATFGEDDVYNQKDAEGFIKLFGLPMKVRALVDIEGTGRSAWRAPDYSQFKRD, encoded by the coding sequence ATGTCTGATGAGAAGAAGAAAGTCAAAAAGGTGGTCCTCGCTTACTCTGGAGGGCTGGATACCTCGGTCATCGTCCCCTGGTTGCGTGAGAACTACGATTGCGAGGTCATCTGCTTCTGCGCGAATATCGGCCAGGGAGAGGACCTGTCGGGGGTGGAGGAGAAGGCCATCGCTTCCGGCGCCAGCAAGTGTTACGTGGAGGACCTCCGCCTGGAGTTCCTGACCGATTACGTGTTCCCGACCATCCAGGCGGGCGCCGTCTACGAGCGGAAATACCTGCTGGGCACCTCGATGGCGCGTCCGCTCATCGCCAAGCGCCAGGTGGAGATCGCCGAGTTGGAGGGGGCCGACGCGGTGGCCCACGGATGCACCGGAAAGGGCAACGACCAGGTGCGCTTTGAGCTGACCTATCAGGCGTTGAACCCGCGACTGCAGGTGATCGCTCCCTGGCGGGAGTGGGATATCCGCAGCCGGGAGGACGCCCTGGAGTACGCGGCCAAGCACAACGTGCCGGTGACGGCGACCGAGCGGTCCATCTACTCGCGTGATTGGAACATCTGGCACCTGAGCCATGAGGGGGGAATGCTGGAGGACCCGTGGCAGGAGCCGGAGGAGGAGATGTACCAGCTCACGACGTCGCCGGAGGAGGCTCCTGATGAGCCTGAGTACGTCACCATCGAGTTCCAGCGAGGGGTGCCCACCCACATCAACGGCGTCGCGATGGGGCCGATCGAGATCGTGACGACGCTCAACGAGCTGGGAGCCAAGCATGGGATCGGCCGCGTGGATCTGGTGGAGAACCGGCTGGTGGGGATCAAGTCCCACGGCGTGTATGAGACGCCCGGCGGCACGATCCTGGTGGAGGCCCACCAGGCGCTGGAGCAGCTCTGTCTGGATCGGGATACCCTGCACTACAAGCAGCAGGTCGCGCTCAAGTACGCGGACTTGGTCTACAACGGCCAGTGGTTCACGCCGCTGCGGGAGGCGTTGGACGCCTTCGTGCGGGTCACACAGCAGAACGTAACCGGCACGGCGCGGTTGAAGCTGTATAAGGGCAATGTGATCCTGGTGGGCCGCAAGGCGCCGATGAGCCTCTATCGGGAGGATTACGCCACCTTCGGGGAGGACGACGTCTACAACCAGAAGGACGCCGAGGGGTTCATCAAGCTGTTCGGGCTGCCGATGAAGGTGCGAGCGCTGGTGGATATCGAGGGAACCGGCCGCAGCGCGTGGCGGGCGCCGGACTACAGCCAGTTCAAGCGCGACTGA